The following coding sequences are from one Nitrospirota bacterium window:
- a CDS encoding glycosyltransferase family 2 protein, translated as MVIDVSIIIPCRNEERFIGKCLDSIIENNYPKDYLEVLVVDGMSVDETRGVVEKYTRQYSFIRLLENPKKIIPSAMNIGIKNAKGKIIMKVDSHASYEKNYISKCIRYLDRYNADNVGGVVIAISRDNKLISKAIVLSISNPFGVGNSLFRIGTKEPVWADTAFSGCYRKEVFDRIGLYDENIARSEDVAINSRLRRAGGRILLVPEIKIYYYARSNFSDFCKHNFDNGFWITYPLTFGRILFSWRHLIPLAFVSILIGSFCLWGLSSSSGFLSLLGFWLFAAIILSYSLLNFYFSGKIALLHKDFKYFVVMPIVFASLHIGYGIGSLWGLLRVVISQKFWKNLLLKVETAA; from the coding sequence ATGGTAATTGACGTTAGCATAATCATCCCCTGTCGTAATGAAGAAAGGTTTATTGGTAAATGTCTTGACTCTATAATAGAGAATAACTATCCAAAAGACTACCTTGAGGTTTTGGTTGTTGATGGGATGAGTGTGGATGAGACACGGGGTGTTGTGGAAAAATATACCCGGCAGTACTCATTTATCCGACTATTAGAGAACCCGAAAAAAATTATCCCATCTGCTATGAATATTGGGATTAAAAATGCAAAAGGCAAAATTATCATGAAGGTTGACTCACATGCTTCATATGAAAAAAACTATATATCAAAATGTATTAGATATTTAGACAGATATAATGCTGACAATGTTGGGGGAGTAGTTATTGCTATTTCCCGTGACAATAAACTTATTAGTAAAGCCATAGTTCTTTCAATTTCCAATCCGTTTGGGGTAGGCAATTCGCTTTTTAGGATAGGCACTAAAGAACCGGTTTGGGCTGATACAGCATTTAGTGGATGTTATAGAAAGGAAGTATTTGACCGTATAGGGCTTTATGATGAAAACATCGCAAGGAGTGAAGATGTTGCTATTAATTCGAGACTGAGGAGGGCAGGAGGCAGGATTCTTCTTGTTCCAGAAATTAAAATTTATTATTATGCACGGTCTAATTTCAGTGACTTTTGCAAACATAATTTCGATAACGGCTTCTGGATCACCTACCCTTTAACGTTTGGAAGGATTCTATTTTCTTGGAGGCACCTGATTCCCCTTGCATTTGTATCAATTCTAATAGGTTCATTTTGTTTGTGGGGTTTATCAAGTTCATCGGGTTTTTTGAGTTTGCTGGGTTTTTGGCTGTTTGCAGCGATAATTTTATCTTATTCTTTACTTAACTTTTACTTTTCAGGCAAAATTGCGCTCTTGCATAAAGATTTTAAATACTTTGTGGTTATGCCAATAGTTTTTGCATCTCTTCACATAGGCTATGGTATAGGCTCCCTCTGGGGATTGTTGAGGGTAGTCATCTCGCAAAAGTTCTGGAAGAATCTATTATTAAAAGTTGAAACGGCTGCTTGA